The genomic DNA TGTGCATGAGGTGTTGAAAACAGGGCTTTTGCACATCACGTGTGGATAACCCCGTCGATAACCGTGGAAAGGCGTTGAAGCGAGCCACGGAAGACCACGTCGGCTTCGGCCATCTTGTCGATCTTGCGGATAGAGTGCAGAACCGTCGAATGGTTGCGGTTTCCGAAGAATTTTCCGATGCTGACGAGAGACTCCGACGTGTGCTGCTTGATAAGGTACATGGCGACCTGACGGGCTTCGACCACGTTCTTTTTTCGACTGCTGGAGGTCACCATGTCGAGACCGATTCCATATTGGGCGCACACGGCTCGGGCAAGCCGCTCGGGTGATGCGGGAGCGATGGCCTTTCCGGCGGGATTTCCCTGAAAAACCGTGCTGGAGAGGTTCGAGCGAGCCATATCGAGACTGATGTCCTTCTTCTCGGTGATGGAGCACGCCATCAACTTGTGATAGGCGCCTTGGAGGTGGCGGACCGAGGAGGTGCAGCGCTCGGCGATGAAGTTGATCACGTCCTCACTCAGCGGGACTCCGTCTTCGTCGGCCTTCATGCGGAGAATGGCGACGCGGGTCTCGAACTCGGGCGGTTTCACGTCGGCCACCAGTCCCATGACGAATCTCGACACGAGGCGTTCTTCGAGGCCGTCGAGCTCTTGCGGCGGCCTGTCGCTGGTAATCACGATCTGGCGGTTGGAATCGTAGAGATCGTTGAATGTGTGGAAGAATTCCTCCTGAGTGCGCTCCTTGCCGGCCAGAAAATGGATATCGTCGATCAGCAGGACAAACGACTTCAGGAGGCGTTTGCGAAGCTCGGGCATCGTCCCGCGGCGGATGCCGCCGATGACCTCGTTGACGAAGTCGACGCACCTGAGATAGAGAACAGGTCTTCGGCCGCCGCTCTCCATGATGAAGTGGTTGCCGATGGCGTGCATGAGGTGCGTCTTGCCGAGACCGACTCCGCCGTAGACGAAGAGCGGGTTGTACGAACGACCGGGTCTCTCGGCCACGGCGATCGCGGCGGCCTTGGCGAGCCTGGCGTTCGGACCGGCGACGAATCTATCGAACACGTAGTAATCGTTCAGATCGGACGACGCGGCGGTGGGGCGACCACCTTCGCCGCCGACCGGCCTTCGGTCTACGGAAGAGGGGTCGGTGCTCGCCTCGATCGGGGGTTCCTGGTCTTCCGGGTATCTTTCGGAGCTAGCGGAAAGCGGAGGGGTCAGCGATAGTCCTGCGGCTACCGAGGCCTCGACTCGGAGGGGACGGCCGAGCACAGCTGTGATCGCATCGACCAGGAGCGAGAAGAAGCTTCTCTCCAGCCACTCCAAATGGAAGCTGGTACGAGCTTGGATGAAGATCGCGTCATCGGTGAGATCGACCGGTCTGCAGGACTCGATCCAGGTGGCGTACGACGTGGCGGCTACACGTGATCTCACATGTTTCTTGACTTCCCCCCAGAGCTTATCGGCGGCTTCCGGACCGTGAGTGGGTGAACGACGGACGCCATGCGAGGATGGCGGCGGTGAGGGGTCGGCCATGGGCGGGAGGCTGAGCGACGGAAGAGGGACGGAGAGAGCCGCAGGAGGGGGTACGGCGCACCTTGGTGAAGAGGGGCAAGGTAAAGGCGACTCACCGCGCGTGCAAGGCCGTCTTTCCGCGGTTGCAATCCGGGTGGGGAAGAGGGTGTTCGTCCGTGACCTAACGGTCGCCGCCGCCGCCCGAGGAGGTTTAGGTGCGTCTAGGGACGGGTGTCCCTACGGAGGACGGCGGAGCTTGCGAGCAGGTGGCCTTGACCGATCGGAGGAGGAAACGCTAGCTTTCGCCTTACTTGATCCGGAGGGGGGGTGGTTCGACCCCCGTCACCGCCGCCGCAACAGACAAGGAAGCATCATGGGCCCGACATATCGTCCGCGCAATCGGAAACGAGTGAACAAGCACGGATTCCGAGCGAGAATGAAGACGACGGGCGGAAGAAAGACCCTCAACAGGCGGCGCAGGCGTGGCCGCGCGCGGCTGGTCGTAAAAATCGGCAACAAGTCCTGAATCTGATCTTCCGGTAGTCGCTAGGGGTCCTGAAGAGCCCGGTCCAGCCTGTGGCATGCCGCACCAGGCTGTGGAAACGCAAGGAACTAACGGCGTGCGAAGTGCATCAGTTCTTTCGAGACGTGCTTCTCTCGAAGGAAGCGCCTCGGAGGTGTCGACAAGGGTGGCAGAAGGTTTTCCGCGACGGAGACGTATAAT from Gemmatimonadota bacterium includes the following:
- the rpmH gene encoding 50S ribosomal protein L34 translates to MGPTYRPRNRKRVNKHGFRARMKTTGGRKTLNRRRRRGRARLVVKIGNKS
- the dnaA gene encoding chromosomal replication initiator protein DnaA codes for the protein MRSRVAATSYATWIESCRPVDLTDDAIFIQARTSFHLEWLERSFFSLLVDAITAVLGRPLRVEASVAAGLSLTPPLSASSERYPEDQEPPIEASTDPSSVDRRPVGGEGGRPTAASSDLNDYYVFDRFVAGPNARLAKAAAIAVAERPGRSYNPLFVYGGVGLGKTHLMHAIGNHFIMESGGRRPVLYLRCVDFVNEVIGGIRRGTMPELRKRLLKSFVLLIDDIHFLAGKERTQEEFFHTFNDLYDSNRQIVITSDRPPQELDGLEERLVSRFVMGLVADVKPPEFETRVAILRMKADEDGVPLSEDVINFIAERCTSSVRHLQGAYHKLMACSITEKKDISLDMARSNLSSTVFQGNPAGKAIAPASPERLARAVCAQYGIGLDMVTSSSRKKNVVEARQVAMYLIKQHTSESLVSIGKFFGNRNHSTVLHSIRKIDKMAEADVVFRGSLQRLSTVIDGVIHT